One genomic segment of Musa acuminata AAA Group cultivar baxijiao chromosome BXJ3-3, Cavendish_Baxijiao_AAA, whole genome shotgun sequence includes these proteins:
- the LOC103979984 gene encoding protein DCL homolog, chloroplastic yields the protein MASSAAALLLMRGAPLRARVLRATAAALPRRFASGLVSTDDSLSPPAAASAGEGAPATSGGPKGPVAPLYMQGVPWEEQPEYRRWKDKEEEILKDIEPIRILTKEILHSDRYGDGERLSAEDEKEVIEKLLTYHPHSEDKIGCGLDSIMVDRHPQFGNSRCLFVVRTDGGWIDFSYQKCLRAYVKRKYPSHAEKFIREHFKRS from the exons ATGGCTTCCTCCGCCGCCGCTCTCCTTCTCATGCGGGGCGCCCCGCTGCGCGCCCGAGTCCTGCGCGCGACCGCGGCGGCCCTGCCCCGGCGCTTCGCCTCGGGCCTCGTTTCGACCGACGATTCCCTCTCGCCCCCGGCCGCTGCGTCCGCCGGTGAGGGTGCCCCGGCCACGTCTGGCGGCCCTAAAGGGCCAGTTGCGCCGCTGTATATGCAGGGGGTGCCGTGGGAGGAGCAGCCAGAGTACAGGCGATGGAAGGATAAGGAGGAGGAGATCCTTAAGGACATCGAGCCCATCAGGATCCTCACCAAGGAGATTCTTCACTCCGATAG ATACGGGGATGGGGAGCGTTTGAGCGCTGAAGATGAAAAGGAAGTCATAGAAAAACTTCTCACTTATCATCCTCATTCAGAAGATAAGATTGGTTGTGGTCTTGATTCTATAATG GTCGATCGACATCCACAATTCGGAAACTCAAGATGCCTCTTCGTTGTACGAACTGATGGTGGCTGGATAGACTTTTCATACCAGAAGTGTCTTCGAGCATACGTCAAACGCAAGTATCCATCACACGCGGAAAAGTTCATTCGTGAGCATTTCAAACGTAGCTGA
- the LOC135633785 gene encoding probable LRR receptor-like serine/threonine-protein kinase At4g37250, with protein sequence MSPRSIGRCSLLLSSVLLLFELVLGLNQDGVLLLQFKYSVLSDPLTALGDWNYDDASPCSWNGVVCMGLPEESTGAQASTTSRVIGLVLPDSQLVGSIPPELGLVEHLRHLDLSGNALNGTLPPSMFNASELQVLSLADNAISGEFPELDGRMNGLQVLNLSGNALVGAVPAGLALLPNLTVVALAGNYLSGELPGGGLGLVEYLDLSSNLINGSLPPDLGGKMVRYMNLSHNRIAGAIPRELTSIIPANATVDLAFNDLTGEIPQTEAFASQKPTAFAGNPDLCGKPLDNLCSIPSTFSESPPAFAAMPKNAAVGTSPSDSGHGQGGLRPAAIIAIAVGDVIGIGILFAVFYYVFQVKKRNRLQHQQMKRVGAIGGTKEQPPTSSKSKGFGGLSCCLRKKGDEEDDSEETSESSASSETEADEEAQEKGGKDEGGGRTPTQQKQQEATLVTVDGDTELELETLLKASAYILGATGSSIVYKAVLVDGTALAVRRIGESSVIDKLKDFDAQVRGIARFRHPNLLRLRGFYWGADEKLLIHDYAPNGSIANISFTKKLGSSPFHLGWESRLRIARGVARGLAYLHEKKAVHGNMKPSNILLDADMEPKISDFGLDRLTSGGGGGYRLGTSSRQFGSNRSVQSQSSLPDLSPPAAGASPCGSSSALAIASAAPYQAPESLKNLKPSAKWDVYAFGMVLLELLAGRVLSEVELGQWNAGFVAEERGRMLRMTDPALRGEVEGKEEAMLSCFKLGFACCAVAPQRRPSMKDAVQVLEKIPSSSSS encoded by the exons ATGAGCCCACGAAGCATCGGACGCTGTTCCTTGTTGCTGTCTTCTGTCCTGCTGCTGTTTGAGCTGGTGTTGGGTCTGAACCAGGACGGAGTGCTGCTGCTACAGTTCAAGTACTCCGTCCTCTCCGACCCCCTCACCGCACTCGGGGACTGGAACTATGACGATGCTTCGCCGTGCTCATGGAATGGGGTCGTGTGCATGGGCTTGCCGGAGGAAAGCACTGGTGCTCAGGCATCAACCACTTCCAGGGTGATAGGCTTGGTTCTTCCCGATTCCCAGCTCGTGGGCAGCATTCCGCCGGAGCTTGGCCTCGTCGAGCACCTCCGCCACCTCGACCTCTCCGGAAACGCCCTCAACGGCACCCTCCCACCCTCCATGTTCAACGCGTCGGAGCTGCAGGTGTTGTCGTTGGCCGACAACGCGATTTCCGGCGAGTTCCCCGAGCTCGACGGCCGCATGAACGGCCTCCAGGTGCTGAATCTCTCCGGAAACGCGTTGGTGGGCGCAGTGCCGGCCGGTCTCGCTCTTCTTCCGAACCTCACCGTCGTCGCCCTCGCCGGTAATTACCTCTCCGGCGAGCTCCCGGGAGGCGGGTTGGGCCTGGTGGAGTACCTGGACTTGAGTTCCAACCTCATCAATGGTTCTCTGCCGCCGGATCTCGGCGGAAAAATGGTCCGGTACATGAACTTGTCTCACAACCGGATCGCCGGCGCGATCCCGCGGGAATTGACGTCGATAATTCCAGCCAATGCCACTGTGGACCTCGCATTCAATGATCTCACCGGAGAGATCCCACAGACCGAAGCTTTCGCCTCGCAGAAACCGACAGCGTTTGCCGGGAATCCTGATCTTTGCGGGAAGCCGCTCGACAATCTCTGCTCGATTCCTTCCACGTTTTCCGAGTCTCCTCCGGCCTTTGCGGCGATGCCCAAGAACGCGGCCGTGGGGACTTCCCCGTCCGACAGCGGGCACGGGCAGGGAGGCCTTCGACCGGCTGCAATTATCGCGATAGCCGTCGGAGATGTCATCGGAATCGGAATTCTCTTCGCAGTGTTTTACTATGTATTCCAAGTGAAGAAGAGGAATAGACTGCAGCATCAGCAGATGAAACGAGTCGGAGCCATTGGCGGGACGAAGGAACAGCCACCAACGTCCTCCAAATCCAAAGGCTTTGGTGGGCTCTCTTGCTGTTTAAGGAAGAAGGGCGACGAAGAAGACGACAGCGAAGAGACGTCGGAGTCCTCGGCCTCCTCCGAAACGGAAGCAGACGAGGAAGCACAGGAGAAGGGAGGCAAGGACGAGGGTGGCGGCAGAACACCAACCCAGCAGAAACAACAGGAGGCCACTCTTGTCACCGTCGACGGCGACACGGAGCTGGAGCTGGAGACTCTGCTCAAGGCCTCGGCCTACATACTCGGCGCCACCGGGTCCAGCATCGTCTACAAGGCGGTGCTTGTCGACGGCACCGCCCTGGCCGTCCGACGAATCGGCGAGAGCAGTGTCATCGACAAGCTGAAGGACTTCGATGCGCAGGTCCGCGGCATCGCCAGGTTCCGCCACCCCAACCTCCTCCGCTTGCGGGGATTCTACTGGGGCGCCGACGAGAAGCTCCTCATCCATGACTATGCCCCCAACGGCAGCATAGCCAACATCTCGTTTACCA AGAAGCTCGGCTCGTCGCCGTTTCATCTCGGCTGGGAATCGCGGCTCAGAATAGCGAGAGGAGTGGCGCGCGGACTCGCATACCTCCACGAGAAGAAGGCCGTACATGGCAACATGAAACCAAGCAACATACTGTTGGACGCAGACATGGAGCCAAAGATCAGCGACTTCGGCCTCGATCGGCTCACGTCGGGGGGCGGCGGAGGCTACCGACTGGGCACGTCGTCCCGGCAATTCGGCAGCAACCGGTCGGTGCAGTCGCAGAGCAGCTTGCCGGACCTGTCGCCTCCGGCCGCAGGAGCCAGCCCGTGTGGGTCTTCCTCCGCTTTGGCAATCGCCTCCGCTGCTCCCTACCAGGCACCGGAGTCGCTGAAGAACCTGAAGCCCAGCGCCAAGTGGGACGTGTACGCCTTCGGGATGGTACTGTTGGAGCTGCTCGCAGGGAGGGTGTTGTCGGAGGTGGAGCTCGGCCAGTGGAACGCGGGGTTTGTGGCGGAGGAGAGGGGCAGGATGCTGAGAATGACCGACCCGGCGCTGAGGGGCGAGGTGGAGGGGAAGGAGGAGGCTATGCTGAGCTGCTTCAAGCTGGGGTTCGCTTGCTGTGCTGTGGCCCCTCAGAGGAGGCCGTCCATGAAGGACGCTGTTCAAGTGCTGGAGAAGataccatcttcttcttcctcatga
- the LOC103979983 gene encoding F-box protein At1g47056: MGQSASTPSPTSFSSSSSRRVKPLSSCSSAVAASAAKELAVMTNGDAASGSGAVCPSRDHTLDLPDECLALVFQSLGSGDRKRCSLVCRRWLVVEGQSRHRLALDARAALLEAAQAIFSRFDAVSKLALKCDRRADSIGDEAIALIAARCPNLTRLKLRACRTVTDAGMAAVADHCPSLRKLSVGSCTFGSKGIEAVVRGCALLEELSIKRLRGLPDATVIGNVVVKAASLRSVCLKELYNGQCFSRLIAGSSNLKTLKLIRCSGDWDRLLEDVANKVPGIIEIHLEKLQVSDRGLSALSSCANLEILHLVKTPECTDAGLSSVAERCHLLRKVHIDGWKTNRIGDEGLIVVAKQCPNLQELVLIGVNPTARSLGLIASNCRNLERLALCGSETFGDAEITCIASKCMALKKLCIKGCPVSDQGMEALVGGCPKLVKVKVKKCRGVTPGCADWLMTCRDGMLAVNLDITGPNEQQEASVGESRIIESNEQLVDQIGAVELLPSSSTSRPSPWKTRMGYYAGRNFVASALRRWSHGSSNSNHT; encoded by the coding sequence ATGGGCCAATCGGCATCCACCCCATCCCCCAcatccttttcctcctcctctaGCCGCCGCGTTAAGCCACTCTCATCCTGTTCTTCCGCGGTAGCGGCCTCTGCAGCTAAGGAGCTAGCGGTAATGACGAACGGAGACGCCGCCTCGGGGAGCGGTGCCGTTTGTCCGTCAAGGGACCATACCTTGGACCTCCCCGACGAGTGCCTGGCCCTCGTCTTCCAGTCCCTAGGCTCCGGCGACCGGAAGCGGTGCTCGCTGGTGTGCCGGAGGTGGCTCGTCGTCGAGGGTCAGAGCCGCCACCGGCTGGCACTCGACGCCCGGGCCGCCCTCCTGGAGGCCGCGCAGGCCATCTTCTCCCGATTCGACGCCGTCTCCAAGCTCGCTCTCAAGTGCGACCGCCGCGCAGACAGCATCGGCGACGAGGCGATCGCGCTCATCGCCGCCCGGTGCCCCAACCTCACCCGCCTCAAGCTCCGCGCCTGCCGTACCGTCACCGATGCCGGGATGGCAGCCGTTGCCGATCACTGCCCAAGCCTCCGCAAGCTCTCCGTCGGGTCGTGTACGTTCGGCTCCAAGGGCATTGAGGCCGTCGTCCGGGGCTGCGCTCTGTTGGAGGAACTATCAATTAAGCGGCTCCGCGGCCTCCCCGACGCCACCGTCATCGGAAATGTCGTTGTCAAAGCCGCCTCACTCCGATCTGTCTGTCTGAAAGAGCTCTACAATGGTCAGTGCTTCTCGCGGCTCATCGCCGGATCCTCCAATCTCAAGACCCTAAAGCTCATCCGATGTTCCGGAGACTGGGACAGGCTACTCGAGGATGTTGCCAATAAGGTCCCTGGAATCATCGAGATCCACCTCGAGAAGCTCCAGGTCAGTGATCGTGGCCTTTCCGCGCTCTCCTCCTGTGCCAATCTCGAGATCCTTCACCTTGTAAAGACCCCGGAATGCACTGATGCTGGCCTCTCATCTGTTGCTGAACGTTGCCACCTCCTCCGCAAGGTCCACATCGACGGATGGAAGACCAATCGGATTGGTGATGAAGGTCTCATAGTCGTCGCTAAACAGTGCCCTAACCTTCAGGAATTGGTGCTTATTGGAGTTAATCCAACGGCTCGAAGCTTAGGGCTTATAGCGAGCAATTGCCGCAACTTGGAGCGCCTTGCCCTTTGTGGCAGCGAAACCTTTGGGGACGCCGAGATCACATGTATTGCCTCCAAGTGTATGGCTTTAAAGAAGCTCTGTATCAAAGGATGCCCGGTATCTGACCAGGGAATGGAAGCCCTCGTCGGGGGTTGCCCAAAGTTGGTGAAGGTGAAAGTGAAAAAGTGCCGGGGGGTGACGCCAGGATGTGCAGATTGGTTGATGACATGCAGGGATGGGATGCTGGCAGTCAACTTGGACATCACCGGACCGAACGAGCAGCAGGAAGCGAGTGTTGGTGAGAGTAGGATTATTGAGAGTAATGAGCAATTGGTCGATCAGATTGGAGCTGTTGAACTTCTGCCGTCGAGCAGTACCTCTAGGCCGTCGCCATGGAAGACGCGGATGGGTTATTATGCTGGTAGGAACTTTGTCGCCTCTGCTCTCAGAAGATGGTCCCATGGAAGTAGCAACTCCAATCATACATGA